The Arachis hypogaea cultivar Tifrunner chromosome 14, arahy.Tifrunner.gnm2.J5K5, whole genome shotgun sequence genome has a segment encoding these proteins:
- the LOC112742731 gene encoding uncharacterized protein isoform X1 produces MRHILTLFTDAILSSHLKRPFSSIISLPQLGSTVHPHPPDFPSQLLTILSHPNWQNHPSLNTLVPSLTPSHVSWLFSHNLPPKTALGFFNWVSNKQPGFRHNATSYALLLTILVRNGSLHFAESVRISMIKSAKSEEDVRFVLDFLKKLDLGDGGGRFTFKLNVKCYNLILMSLSKFGLIDEMRMLYLKMLDDMVLPNIYTFNTMVNGYCKLGDLSEANVYVNKIVEAGLSLDTFTYTSLILGHCRNKDVDGAYKVFEIMPRKGCRRNEVSYTTLIQGLCEIGRIGEALKLFAQMGEDNCSPTVRTYTVLICALCDLGRKMDALKLFEEMSGRGCEPNAHTYTVLIDCYCKESNADDAWKILNQMLKRGLVPSVVTFNALIDGYCKLGRTADALQILNLMESNNCNPNARTYNELICGFCKVKEVHRAMWLLNKMIERNLSPTIVTYNSLIYGQCKAGHLDSAYRLLNLIKENGLVPDQWTYSIFIDTLCKQGRVEEAHKFFKSFKEKDLKANEVMYTVLIHGYCKVGKVDDAHSLFKIMLAEECLPNTITFNILIDSLCTEKKVHEALQLMDEMIKLNLDPTVEIYTNIISEMLKEGDFDHADMILNKMISSGCKPDVFTYTTFVHAYCSQGRLEEAENVVAKMKEDGILPDSLTYTFLIDGYGCMQLIDCSFGVLKRMFDAGCEPSHYTYAFLLKQLAKKMQTIKDGCAVEGSFVPGVVPKGIASVWNVIDLDITSLLFEKMVEHGCKPNVNTYSKLIIGLCKVDRLNVAFRLLNDMQEAGISPSEIVYNELLSCCCRLEVYDKALSILDAMVENGYLAHLESYKVLICGLCDEGRKDKAKSLFHTLLCSQYNHDEMAWKVLIDGLLKRGYNDEYSMFLSLTQKMGCQFHPSTYAMLIDGLDGT; encoded by the coding sequence CTTCACTCAACACACTTGTCCCTTCTCTCACACCTTCACATGTCTCTTGGCTCTTCTCTCACAACCTCCCCCCCAAAACCGCATTGGGTTTCTTCAATTGGGTTTCAAACAAACAACCCGGTTTCAGGCACAATGCAACTTCCTATGCCTTGTTGCTCACCATTTTAGTGCGTAATGGCTCACTGCATTTCGCTGAGAGTGTTCGCATCTCAATGATTAAGTCCGCAAAATCTGAAGAAGATGTGAGGTTTGTGCTTGACTTCTTGAAAAAATTGGATTTGGGTGATGGTGGTGGGAGGTTTACATTCAAGCTCAATGTTAAATGTTATAATTTGATTCTAATGTCGTTGTCGAAATTCGGGTTGATTGATGAGATGAGGATGTTGTACCTAAAGATGTTGGATGATATGGTTTTGCCAAATATTTATACTTTCAATACAATGGTGAATGGTTATTGCAAGTTAGGAGATTTGTCTGAGGCAAATGTGTATGTGAATAAGATTGTGGAGGCTGGTCTCTCTCTGGATACGTTCACTTACACTTCTTTGATCTTGGGCCACTGTAGGAACAAAGATGTGGATGGCGCTTACAAGGTGTTTGAGATTATGCCGCGTAAGGGTTGTCGAAGGAACGAGGTTTCGTACACGACTCTCATACAGGGGCTTTGTGAAATAGGGAGGATTGGTGAGGCGTTGAAGTTGTTTGCGCAGATGGGAGAGGATAATTGTTCTCCAACTGTTCGAACGTATACCGTTTTGATATGTGCGTTGTGTGATTTAGGTAGGAAAATGGATGCACTGAAACTGTTCGAAGAAATGAGTGGAAGAGGTTGTGAACCTAATGCTCATACTTACACTGTGTTAATTGATTGCTACTGTAAGGAAAGTAATGCTGATGATGCCTGGAAAATACTTAATCAGATGTTGAAGAGAGGTTTAGTTCCTAGTGTGGTCACATTCAATGCATTAATTGATGGGTACTGTAAATTGGGAAGAACTGCAGATGCGTTGCAAATTTTGAACCTTATGGAGTCAAATAATTGTAATCCGAATGCTCGTACATACAATGAATTGATCTGTGGGTTTTGTAAAGTAAAAGAAGTGCACCGGGCAATGTGGTTGCTTAATAAAATGATTGAGCGCAACTTATCACCAACCATTGTTACATACAACTCATTAATCTATGGTCAATGTAAAGCGGGTCATTTGGATAGTGCTTATAGGTTGCTTAACTTGATAAAGGAAAATGGCCTTGTTCCTGATCAGTGGACTTACAGCATTTTTATAGATACTCTCTGCAAACAAGGGAGAGTAGAAGAAGCTCATAAATTCTTTAAGTCCTTCAAGGAGAAAGATCTTAAGGCAAATGAAGTTATGTATACTGTTTTGATTCATGGGTATTGCAAAGTTGGGAAGGTTGATGATGCTCATTCTCTCTTCAAAATAATGCTTGCTGAGGAATGTCTACCAAACACAATCACTTTCAATATCTTGATTGACAGCTTGTGCACAGAGAAAAAGGTGCATGAGGCTTTACAGCTTATGGATGAAATGATAAAATTGAATTTAGATCCCACAGTtgaaatatatacaaatatcatCTCTGAAATGTTGAAAGAGGGTGACTTTGATCATGCTGATATGATTCTTAACAAAATGATATCCTCAGGATGTAAGCCTGATGTATTTACTTATACGACATTCGTGCATGCATACTGCAGTCAAGGAAGGTTGGAAGAGGCAGAGAATGTTGTAGCCAAGATGAAGGAGGACGGAATCCTTCCTGATTCATTGACTTACACATTTTtaattgatggatatgggtgcaTGCAATTGATTGATTGCTCCTTTGGTGTTCTCAAGCGAATGTTTGATGCTGGCTGTGAGCCATCTCATTATACATATGCATTTCTCTTAAAGCAATTGGCAAAGAAAATGCAAACTATAAAAGATGGTTGTGCTGTTGAAGGTTCATTTGTTCCTGGTGTTGTTCCAAAAGGTATAGCAAGTGTTTGGAATGTAATTGATCTCGATATCACATCTCTACTGTTTGAAAAGATGGTTGAACATGGTTGCAAACCTAATGTCAATACCTACAGCAAGCTTATTATAGGACTCTGCAAGGTGGATCGCTTGAATGTGGCATTTAGATTATTGAATGACATGCAAGAAGCTGGAATATCTCCTAGTGAGATTGTTTACAATGAACTTCTTAGCTGTTGCTGCAGGTTGGAAGTGTATGACAAAGCATTGAGCATTTTAGATGCCATGGTTGAGAATGGCTATTTGGCACATTTAGAATCCTACAAGGTTCTTATTTGCGGGCTATGTGATGAAGGGAGAAAAGACAAGGCTAAATCACTATTTCATACTTTGCTTTGTAGTCAGTATAATCATGATGAAATGGCTTGGAAAGTTCTGATTGATGGTTTACTTAAGAGGGGTTATAATGACGAATACTCAATGTTTCTGAGTCTCACACAGAAAATGGGTTGTCAATTTCATCCTTCTACATATGCAATGTTGATCGATGGACTTGATGGTACATAA
- the LOC112742731 gene encoding uncharacterized protein isoform X3 → MAVDNRGLKLNKDVDGAYKVFEIMPRKGCRRNEVSYTTLIQGLCEIGRIGEALKLFAQMGEDNCSPTVRTYTVLICALCDLGRKMDALKLFEEMSGRGCEPNAHTYTVLIDCYCKESNADDAWKILNQMLKRGLVPSVVTFNALIDGYCKLGRTADALQILNLMESNNCNPNARTYNELICGFCKVKEVHRAMWLLNKMIERNLSPTIVTYNSLIYGQCKAGHLDSAYRLLNLIKENGLVPDQWTYSIFIDTLCKQGRVEEAHKFFKSFKEKDLKANEVMYTVLIHGYCKVGKVDDAHSLFKIMLAEECLPNTITFNILIDSLCTEKKVHEALQLMDEMIKLNLDPTVEIYTNIISEMLKEGDFDHADMILNKMISSGCKPDVFTYTTFVHAYCSQGRLEEAENVVAKMKEDGILPDSLTYTFLIDGYGCMQLIDCSFGVLKRMFDAGCEPSHYTYAFLLKQLAKKMQTIKDGCAVEGSFVPGVVPKGIASVWNVIDLDITSLLFEKMVEHGCKPNVNTYSKLIIGLCKVDRLNVAFRLLNDMQEAGISPSEIVYNELLSCCCRLEVYDKALSILDAMVENGYLAHLESYKVLICGLCDEGRKDKAKSLFHTLLCSQYNHDEMAWKVLIDGLLKRGYNDEYSMFLSLTQKMGCQFHPSTYAMLIDGLDGT, encoded by the coding sequence GAACAAAGATGTGGATGGCGCTTACAAGGTGTTTGAGATTATGCCGCGTAAGGGTTGTCGAAGGAACGAGGTTTCGTACACGACTCTCATACAGGGGCTTTGTGAAATAGGGAGGATTGGTGAGGCGTTGAAGTTGTTTGCGCAGATGGGAGAGGATAATTGTTCTCCAACTGTTCGAACGTATACCGTTTTGATATGTGCGTTGTGTGATTTAGGTAGGAAAATGGATGCACTGAAACTGTTCGAAGAAATGAGTGGAAGAGGTTGTGAACCTAATGCTCATACTTACACTGTGTTAATTGATTGCTACTGTAAGGAAAGTAATGCTGATGATGCCTGGAAAATACTTAATCAGATGTTGAAGAGAGGTTTAGTTCCTAGTGTGGTCACATTCAATGCATTAATTGATGGGTACTGTAAATTGGGAAGAACTGCAGATGCGTTGCAAATTTTGAACCTTATGGAGTCAAATAATTGTAATCCGAATGCTCGTACATACAATGAATTGATCTGTGGGTTTTGTAAAGTAAAAGAAGTGCACCGGGCAATGTGGTTGCTTAATAAAATGATTGAGCGCAACTTATCACCAACCATTGTTACATACAACTCATTAATCTATGGTCAATGTAAAGCGGGTCATTTGGATAGTGCTTATAGGTTGCTTAACTTGATAAAGGAAAATGGCCTTGTTCCTGATCAGTGGACTTACAGCATTTTTATAGATACTCTCTGCAAACAAGGGAGAGTAGAAGAAGCTCATAAATTCTTTAAGTCCTTCAAGGAGAAAGATCTTAAGGCAAATGAAGTTATGTATACTGTTTTGATTCATGGGTATTGCAAAGTTGGGAAGGTTGATGATGCTCATTCTCTCTTCAAAATAATGCTTGCTGAGGAATGTCTACCAAACACAATCACTTTCAATATCTTGATTGACAGCTTGTGCACAGAGAAAAAGGTGCATGAGGCTTTACAGCTTATGGATGAAATGATAAAATTGAATTTAGATCCCACAGTtgaaatatatacaaatatcatCTCTGAAATGTTGAAAGAGGGTGACTTTGATCATGCTGATATGATTCTTAACAAAATGATATCCTCAGGATGTAAGCCTGATGTATTTACTTATACGACATTCGTGCATGCATACTGCAGTCAAGGAAGGTTGGAAGAGGCAGAGAATGTTGTAGCCAAGATGAAGGAGGACGGAATCCTTCCTGATTCATTGACTTACACATTTTtaattgatggatatgggtgcaTGCAATTGATTGATTGCTCCTTTGGTGTTCTCAAGCGAATGTTTGATGCTGGCTGTGAGCCATCTCATTATACATATGCATTTCTCTTAAAGCAATTGGCAAAGAAAATGCAAACTATAAAAGATGGTTGTGCTGTTGAAGGTTCATTTGTTCCTGGTGTTGTTCCAAAAGGTATAGCAAGTGTTTGGAATGTAATTGATCTCGATATCACATCTCTACTGTTTGAAAAGATGGTTGAACATGGTTGCAAACCTAATGTCAATACCTACAGCAAGCTTATTATAGGACTCTGCAAGGTGGATCGCTTGAATGTGGCATTTAGATTATTGAATGACATGCAAGAAGCTGGAATATCTCCTAGTGAGATTGTTTACAATGAACTTCTTAGCTGTTGCTGCAGGTTGGAAGTGTATGACAAAGCATTGAGCATTTTAGATGCCATGGTTGAGAATGGCTATTTGGCACATTTAGAATCCTACAAGGTTCTTATTTGCGGGCTATGTGATGAAGGGAGAAAAGACAAGGCTAAATCACTATTTCATACTTTGCTTTGTAGTCAGTATAATCATGATGAAATGGCTTGGAAAGTTCTGATTGATGGTTTACTTAAGAGGGGTTATAATGACGAATACTCAATGTTTCTGAGTCTCACACAGAAAATGGGTTGTCAATTTCATCCTTCTACATATGCAATGTTGATCGATGGACTTGATGGTACATAA
- the LOC112742731 gene encoding uncharacterized protein isoform X2: MIKSAKSEEDVRFVLDFLKKLDLGDGGGRFTFKLNVKCYNLILMSLSKFGLIDEMRMLYLKMLDDMVLPNIYTFNTMVNGYCKLGDLSEANVYVNKIVEAGLSLDTFTYTSLILGHCRNKDVDGAYKVFEIMPRKGCRRNEVSYTTLIQGLCEIGRIGEALKLFAQMGEDNCSPTVRTYTVLICALCDLGRKMDALKLFEEMSGRGCEPNAHTYTVLIDCYCKESNADDAWKILNQMLKRGLVPSVVTFNALIDGYCKLGRTADALQILNLMESNNCNPNARTYNELICGFCKVKEVHRAMWLLNKMIERNLSPTIVTYNSLIYGQCKAGHLDSAYRLLNLIKENGLVPDQWTYSIFIDTLCKQGRVEEAHKFFKSFKEKDLKANEVMYTVLIHGYCKVGKVDDAHSLFKIMLAEECLPNTITFNILIDSLCTEKKVHEALQLMDEMIKLNLDPTVEIYTNIISEMLKEGDFDHADMILNKMISSGCKPDVFTYTTFVHAYCSQGRLEEAENVVAKMKEDGILPDSLTYTFLIDGYGCMQLIDCSFGVLKRMFDAGCEPSHYTYAFLLKQLAKKMQTIKDGCAVEGSFVPGVVPKGIASVWNVIDLDITSLLFEKMVEHGCKPNVNTYSKLIIGLCKVDRLNVAFRLLNDMQEAGISPSEIVYNELLSCCCRLEVYDKALSILDAMVENGYLAHLESYKVLICGLCDEGRKDKAKSLFHTLLCSQYNHDEMAWKVLIDGLLKRGYNDEYSMFLSLTQKMGCQFHPSTYAMLIDGLDGT, from the coding sequence ATGATTAAGTCCGCAAAATCTGAAGAAGATGTGAGGTTTGTGCTTGACTTCTTGAAAAAATTGGATTTGGGTGATGGTGGTGGGAGGTTTACATTCAAGCTCAATGTTAAATGTTATAATTTGATTCTAATGTCGTTGTCGAAATTCGGGTTGATTGATGAGATGAGGATGTTGTACCTAAAGATGTTGGATGATATGGTTTTGCCAAATATTTATACTTTCAATACAATGGTGAATGGTTATTGCAAGTTAGGAGATTTGTCTGAGGCAAATGTGTATGTGAATAAGATTGTGGAGGCTGGTCTCTCTCTGGATACGTTCACTTACACTTCTTTGATCTTGGGCCACTGTAGGAACAAAGATGTGGATGGCGCTTACAAGGTGTTTGAGATTATGCCGCGTAAGGGTTGTCGAAGGAACGAGGTTTCGTACACGACTCTCATACAGGGGCTTTGTGAAATAGGGAGGATTGGTGAGGCGTTGAAGTTGTTTGCGCAGATGGGAGAGGATAATTGTTCTCCAACTGTTCGAACGTATACCGTTTTGATATGTGCGTTGTGTGATTTAGGTAGGAAAATGGATGCACTGAAACTGTTCGAAGAAATGAGTGGAAGAGGTTGTGAACCTAATGCTCATACTTACACTGTGTTAATTGATTGCTACTGTAAGGAAAGTAATGCTGATGATGCCTGGAAAATACTTAATCAGATGTTGAAGAGAGGTTTAGTTCCTAGTGTGGTCACATTCAATGCATTAATTGATGGGTACTGTAAATTGGGAAGAACTGCAGATGCGTTGCAAATTTTGAACCTTATGGAGTCAAATAATTGTAATCCGAATGCTCGTACATACAATGAATTGATCTGTGGGTTTTGTAAAGTAAAAGAAGTGCACCGGGCAATGTGGTTGCTTAATAAAATGATTGAGCGCAACTTATCACCAACCATTGTTACATACAACTCATTAATCTATGGTCAATGTAAAGCGGGTCATTTGGATAGTGCTTATAGGTTGCTTAACTTGATAAAGGAAAATGGCCTTGTTCCTGATCAGTGGACTTACAGCATTTTTATAGATACTCTCTGCAAACAAGGGAGAGTAGAAGAAGCTCATAAATTCTTTAAGTCCTTCAAGGAGAAAGATCTTAAGGCAAATGAAGTTATGTATACTGTTTTGATTCATGGGTATTGCAAAGTTGGGAAGGTTGATGATGCTCATTCTCTCTTCAAAATAATGCTTGCTGAGGAATGTCTACCAAACACAATCACTTTCAATATCTTGATTGACAGCTTGTGCACAGAGAAAAAGGTGCATGAGGCTTTACAGCTTATGGATGAAATGATAAAATTGAATTTAGATCCCACAGTtgaaatatatacaaatatcatCTCTGAAATGTTGAAAGAGGGTGACTTTGATCATGCTGATATGATTCTTAACAAAATGATATCCTCAGGATGTAAGCCTGATGTATTTACTTATACGACATTCGTGCATGCATACTGCAGTCAAGGAAGGTTGGAAGAGGCAGAGAATGTTGTAGCCAAGATGAAGGAGGACGGAATCCTTCCTGATTCATTGACTTACACATTTTtaattgatggatatgggtgcaTGCAATTGATTGATTGCTCCTTTGGTGTTCTCAAGCGAATGTTTGATGCTGGCTGTGAGCCATCTCATTATACATATGCATTTCTCTTAAAGCAATTGGCAAAGAAAATGCAAACTATAAAAGATGGTTGTGCTGTTGAAGGTTCATTTGTTCCTGGTGTTGTTCCAAAAGGTATAGCAAGTGTTTGGAATGTAATTGATCTCGATATCACATCTCTACTGTTTGAAAAGATGGTTGAACATGGTTGCAAACCTAATGTCAATACCTACAGCAAGCTTATTATAGGACTCTGCAAGGTGGATCGCTTGAATGTGGCATTTAGATTATTGAATGACATGCAAGAAGCTGGAATATCTCCTAGTGAGATTGTTTACAATGAACTTCTTAGCTGTTGCTGCAGGTTGGAAGTGTATGACAAAGCATTGAGCATTTTAGATGCCATGGTTGAGAATGGCTATTTGGCACATTTAGAATCCTACAAGGTTCTTATTTGCGGGCTATGTGATGAAGGGAGAAAAGACAAGGCTAAATCACTATTTCATACTTTGCTTTGTAGTCAGTATAATCATGATGAAATGGCTTGGAAAGTTCTGATTGATGGTTTACTTAAGAGGGGTTATAATGACGAATACTCAATGTTTCTGAGTCTCACACAGAAAATGGGTTGTCAATTTCATCCTTCTACATATGCAATGTTGATCGATGGACTTGATGGTACATAA